The genomic DNA TCTTGTAAATTGGTTACTGTCGCCACCCTGTGGTCATATCGGTCCATACATCAACCAGATGCCACTGTTAAAAGATAGTGTCAGTATAGTGTCATGCATAATCTAATATAGTATACATgttgaaatcattaaaaatgcaacatgttTGAAAGGTATACACCACGTTTCATAGTCTGTTTGTGAAGGCCAAGATCAgtctttttgttcttcttctgtctcctttGAAATTGGAAATTCCAGCGAGGTTCTGTATCGAATAGGCACCTGGTGCTCGTCGCTGATTTGCTGTTTGGCGACGGGGGCGTGGATGCGcagctgtccatcatccatcaaggAACAGGACAGGCCAGAGAGGTCAAGGTGGTCAGGGAGGTCAATCCTTCGAGCAAAGCCCATCTgagaagaggcagaggaagagaaggaggcgcaggaggaggaggaggagcaggactgactctcctctgctccagcctgtTTCATGGCCACCACTGCCAGGCTCCTCCCCTCCAGCTTGACAGTGATATCAGTTGGGGCGTAACCACGGGCGTCGAGAGTGACCAGAAGTTCTCCGTTGCCTTCAGTGCTCTGCAGCTGTGAGTTGGGGCCCTCTGTATGTGGCTCTTTTGCATCGTTTAGCCTAGAAGACAGCAGGCACAATCATTCAGTCCAATATGGATTTAACTTTACCACAGAGGGGCTGGGGATGCTGATGAGGCTTATCGGGGAAAACGCCTCCCAAAGTGGCTGACTAGTGATCACAATCTTGTTTGGTCTCTAAACACAATGTTTGCTCCAATGGTTTCCAATGTTTGGaaaccatttttatttaaaattttcttTGATTGAATGGTTCTAAAAAAAATGGCAGATGTTTTCATTTAAGTTGCAGAAAGTTAGTCAGCTATATAACAAGACAAATGAGATTTTAAGATTATCTTATTTGCCTCTTTTCCTGTGACTCATTTTAAAGGTTTGTCCACATGTCTAAAATGAATAATGACCCTAACATCTAAAGGACAAAAACTTAGACTAAGTCATTAGATTCAGTTTTAATATATTGTGGAATGGTCTAAACTATGTACAAAATGCATGGTATATAAATGGGTATTCATACCTTATTCTAAACAAGGATCAATGATGGAGCTCATACAACAGTTTAACTAATCAAGAAGCCTCCACCAACACATGATGGAGCTCAGTTGTTCATTGGATCATTGGATCTATCACTGATAGATATTGTTTCaatcttcatttcattttattaaaaaaggaagaaatatcTGAGGTTAAAAAAAGCTACATGTGTTCCAAGCCTCTGTGGCCACCCTGTACATACCTGTCCAAAGTGGAGGACATGAGGGGCAGGTTGAACAGCTGAGGCCCACCGTGCAGCTCCTTCAGGAGGCTGTCCACCAGCTTGGCTCTCTGGCTGAAGAAGCCTTGCTTGAGCGAGGGGACGCTTTCGCGATGCAGGGGCCAAAGCAGCTTCCCCCGGCTGAAGAATGGCTCATCGCTGAAGAAGCTGCTCAAAGCTGCGTGCTGGGACATCATGTCGGCGCTGGAAGATGGTCTGCGTTGCTGGGTAGAATAAAGGCGTGTTGTTTGGGACATTAAGCCCAGGCTTCCCCGCCTTATATACCGCAGCTGTCCtgacccatccctccctctctctctgctatTTCCGAGCCATGATCTCACAGCTGTTTCTTAGAGTGTAACGACCAGGTCAGGAATGCCCCGCCGTTCATCTACGGGCTAAACGCAGCTCATGGTCATAtcctgtttgggtttgtgtgcATGAGCTTGCATTTACGCCACAGCTTTCCTTCTTTTGATATGTAAATCCTGCTGATGTAGAAAGAGATCTGTTAAATGTTTGATCAGCAAAAATATAATCCTAATCTtctatacatacatacatacatacatacatacatacatacatacatacatacatacatacatacatacatacatacatacataactCTTAATCATCTTTAGGTGCgtaagtgtgtgagtgaatgagaCGCCCAATGGACTTATTGATTTACAACCCTCACGGAATTCTCTGACCCGGTGACCCGGAGGATTCAGAAGCTTTTTTGAGTTTTGGCCCTTTCTCACATCATTACAAATGTCTGTAAAGTTGAATTTTTCATCATATTTAAACTGGCATTGTAACCAAAGGAGGATAAATCAAGCATCAACTCATTCTTATttattaaaaactgaatttaacCATATTTTGAATCTCCTGGTCAAACGGGCTAAAACAGCTGTTTAGGAGTGCATCTCGTCTCGGGTTACTGGGCTTCGTCTCTGCTTCCAAGCGGCATGAGCTCAGCATGATGATATTACCCAGAATCTCTTagcaagtgtgtgtgaagcaATGCTTACACACCAAGACACCCCGTGCAGCACGTCTATCTGCAATGTCTATTTGTGGCCGTCTTGGCATCGTGTTGTGCTAAACCACCTTCATCTCATTGGCTTAAACAATGTCCTTGCCTTAACGTGATTGGCTACAGCCAGCTAGCACACTGTGGTATTCATTATTTATGCTTTTCATTGTTCACTAACACTAAACAGACAGAAGTTGTTATGGCCACGTACCTAGGtttgccttttattttctgtccccATGCTGATGCATTTGTTCTCATGGGTGCAAAATGGATCAACTCGATTTGGACTGATGTGAAAAGAGACTCAGTATCCTTTGAGTCACTAAGGGGATTTGGTGCAAAAATACAGAAGTATGTCAGTGAACCAGGATGTGCTGAGGACAGAAATAGAAAGGAGTTTTAAGATGACTCTGAAGTCCTCGGCTCTAAATGAGTGAGTTATTATTACACCACACGTTATTAATGGTTGCATGAGACCATCCAACTCAAAAAGAACTCACCTGGGTTCAGGTCTGTGTACGTTAGACTCACACAAGGCATATGACTAACTGATGTGTTTATAGGTTTTTTAATTGGAATGTAATGTCAGATTCAAGTGTAAATCCATAAAACACATTGAGAAATCCTTGCTATAATAAAAGAAATGTCCAATTAGGATGTTGTCAGGTGCACACACATGagtgtatgtatgcatgtatgagGGCCACTGAAAAAAAGTATTTTAGAGATCTGAAACAAGCCTGAGACTACATCATGTTGCGTAGCTGGAGCCAGGAACAGTTTAGGTAACACAAAAATACCGACCAAGAGAAAAGAGACACTCCTCTGCACAATCACGGGGCTCCAACTGTCATCGCTGCTCAGTAAAACCTTTGGAAAACTACAAAATCAAAATTTGAAAACATTCTAAAAGACTGGTACAGACATCAAAAACAGATTGCCTGCTACAGCCAAGGATTAACTGGTTCCTCAGCCAAAAATGGTCAACCACTGCCCAGCTGTCTGTGTGCTGCTCTGAGCTGGAGAAGCTTGTAAGAAGAAAATAAGACAGAGTGCTCAGAAGCTAAATAGATTCTTTACATTCTTCATGGTTGACAATGTTTCCCCATTTGATTTCTGCGAACTGGAAATGTCTTTTATAGTACACAGTTATTGTAAGATAATAATTTGGTATGTTTGTCTCTTACTTAGAGACAAAAATGTGTATTGCACTAATCAGGGTCACAGAGAGATGGGTTCTACGCCAGCAATCACTTGGGGAggggcagacacacacccacacccacattcAAACATGTGCATGTGATCCTCCTATGGAGAAAAATAACCGGTCAGGTGGGTTTCCGGATAATCTTGCTTGCTATCTGGTGGCTTCTGCTGCCTGAGCCTTGATGCTCCAGGTGAACACTCCCAGAACATTAAGGTGGGCAACCCAAACACACAGGTGGGACAACAAGGCTGGCGCAaga from Takifugu rubripes chromosome 5, fTakRub1.2, whole genome shotgun sequence includes the following:
- the hspb9 gene encoding heat shock protein beta-9 translates to MSQTTRLYSTQQRRPSSSADMMSQHAALSSFFSDEPFFSRGKLLWPLHRESVPSLKQGFFSQRAKLVDSLLKELHGGPQLFNLPLMSSTLDRLNDAKEPHTEGPNSQLQSTEGNGELLVTLDARGYAPTDITVKLEGRSLAVVAMKQAGAEESQSCSSSSSCASFSSSASSQMGFARRIDLPDHLDLSGLSCSLMDDGQLRIHAPVAKQQISDEHQVPIRYRTSLEFPISKETEEEQKD